Genomic segment of Xanthomonas sp. DAR 35659:
CACCGGCACGCTGGCCAACGACCGCACCGAAACGCAGGCGATCCATCAGGTGTTCGGCGTCCATGCCGAGGCGCTGGCGGTGAGTTCGACCAAGGCCGTGCACGGCCACGCGCTCGGCGCCGCCGGCGCGCTGGAACTGGTCGCGGCGATCGGCGCGCTGCGCGAGCAGATCGTGCCGCCCACCGCCAACTTCCTCGATGCCGATCCGGACTGCGACCTGGATTACGTGCCGCACCAGGCACGCGCCCGCCCGGTGCGGGCGGTGCTGAGCAATTCGTTCGCCTTCGGCGGACTCAACGCGGTGCTGGCGCTGCGCGCGGCGGGCTGATCCGCCCGCCGCGGCAAGAAACGGGAGGCAACGCGGCGCCAACGCGCTGTCTCCCGCCATTTCACGCCACCCGCTTGGCGCGGGTCAGCAACTGGTCCAGCAGCGACAGCCCCAGGTCGATCTCGTCGTGGCTGATGTGCAGCGACGGCGCCAGCGTGATCACGTTCTTGTAGTAGCCGCCCACGTCCAGCACCAGGCCGATGCGCTTGCCGTTGTGGCGCAGCTCGCCTTCCAGCCCCATGTCGACCATCGTGTCGAGCAGCTTGCGGTTCGGGGTGAAGCCGTCCGCCTGGCAGATCTCCGCGCGCAGCGCCAGGCCTAGGCCGTCGACGTCGCCGATTTCCGGGTGGCGCGTCTGCAGATCGCGCAAGCCATCGAGGAAATGCGCGCCCTTGGCCATCACCATCGACTCGTAGTCGGTCTCGGCCAGCATGCGCATGGTTTCCAGACCGACCGCCGTGCCCAGCGGATTGGAAGCGAAGGTGGAATGGGTCGAACCCGGCGGGAACACGGTCGGGTTGATCAGTTCCTCGCGCGCCCAGATGCCGGCCAGCGGATTGAGGCCGTTGGTCAGCGCCTTGCCGAACACCAGCACGTCCGGGGTCACCCCGAAATGCTCGATCGCCCACAGCTTGCCGGTGCGGAAGAAGCCCATCTGGATTTCGTCGACCACCAGCAGGATGCCGTACTTGTCCAGCACCCGCTTCAGGCCGGTGAAGAAGTTCGGCGGCGGGATCACGTAGCCGCCGGTGCCCTGGATCGGCTCGACATAGAACGCCGCGTACTCGCACTGCCCGGCCTTGGGATCCCACACGCCGTTGTACTCGGTCTCGAACAGGCGCTCGAACTTGGCCACGCATTGCTCGCCGTACTCCTCCTTTGACATGCCCTTGGGGCCGCGGAAGTGGTACGGGAATTCGATGAACTGGGCGCGGTCGAAATGGCCGAAGCGGCGCCGGTAGCGGTACGACGAAGTGATCGCCGAAGCGCCCAGGGTACGTCCGTGATAGCCGCCCTCGAACGCGAACACCAGGCTCTTGCCGGCGCTGGCGTTGCGCACCAGCTTCAGCGAGTCTTCCACCGACTGCGCGCCGCCGACGTTGAAGTGCACGCGGCCCTTGCGGCCCCACTTGCGTTCGGCGTCCTGGGCGATGGTCTTGGCCAGCTCGATCTTGGTCGGATGCAGGTACTGGCTGGCGACCTGCGGCAGGCTGTCGATCTGCCGCTTCAACGCGCCGTTCAAGCGCGGATTGGCGTAGCCGAAATTGACCGCCGAGTACCACATCTGCAGATCCAGGTACGGCACGTCCTCGGTGTCGTAGAGGTAGCTGCCATCGCAGTGGGCGAAGATCCGCGGCGGTTCGCTGTAGTGCACGGTATCGCCGAAGGAGCAGTATTCGGCTTCGTCGGCCAGCAACTGCGCGTCGCCGAGCGCGGCGTGGTAGGCCGGACCGCCGCGCAGCAGCGCATCCGGATCCGGCGCCGCCAGCGCCAGGCTGTCGTCGAGCGTGGCGAGATCGCCGTGGAGCGGCGCGAGCGCCGTGGGGAACTGAACAGTCCGGTTCATGAGGTCAGGCTCGTTGGGGAACGGGAAGAGGCAGGCGCGCGGCAACCGCTGCCGGCGCGGCGAGGTCGTGCAGCAATGCGATGGCGTCGTCGAAGCCGCCGATCGCGCGGTGGGCGATGCCGTTGGCGCGGCAATGGCGCAACAGGCCGTCCTTGGCGAAGACCAGGTCGGCCTCGCCGGCCACGCAGAAATCGGAGTGGCCGTCGCCGATCAGCAAGGTGGCGTGCGCCGCCGGCGGCCGCGCCATCACCGCGCACTTGCAGGTGCCGCTGGGGCAGTCCGGGCGCGCGTGCGGCGACGCCATGCGCCATGCGCCAGCGTCGGTGCGCAGCAGGCGATTGGCGACGATCGGCAACTGGTGCAGGCCGTGCCGCGCCAGGATCCGCGCGATCGGATAGTCCAGGCCGTCGCTGACGATGCTCAGCGGCATGCCGAGATCGCGCGCCAGGTCCACGAAGCGCACGAACGCCGGATCGATGCGGACCTCGTCGAGCACGCGATGCAGCGCGTCCACGTCGCCGTCGAGCAGCGCCACCTGGCCGCTCATGCAGGCGCGCGCGCCGATGCGGCCGGCGACCCAATCGTCTTCCAGCGCACGCCAGCCCGGGCGGCCGAGGCGTTCAAGCAAGGTGTCGGTGACATCCTGCAACGACACGGTGCCGTCGAAATCGCAAAGAATCTTCCACTGGACGCGCAAGGCAGCTCTCCGGCTCATTCGGGCAGAGCCTAGGCGGGCTGTCTTTCGTGCTCCTTTCCTGTTGTCGGCCGCGCGCCGGGACGCGCGCGTGCTCTGTCGCCGGCGCGTCGGGCACCTGCAGGCGGGCGCGCGGCGCCGCACCACGGTTCACAATCGGCGGCCGATCAGGCACGCTAGCGGCACCAGGCCCGGATGGCGAAACTGGTAGACGCATCGGACTTAAAATCCGCCGGGGGCGACCCCATGCCGGTTCGATTCCGGCTCCGGGCACCACCTTCTCGCAGTTCCCTTTGCGCAAGCGGCACGCATGCTGGCCAGCGTGGCTTCATCGCTGCGCCAAGACAGCGCTGCCATTGGAATTTTGATGGCGCGCCACGCCTGAAAGCTCTGGACACGTGAGCTTCCTGCGCGCGTCATCGTCCGGCGCGCCGGCGCGTAACCGGGGCCGGAAAGAGCCCCGGCGACGCCGCCACGACGGCGCCGGGGATGCCATTCGGCAACGGTGAACCTGAAGTCCTGCGGCGCTCAGATCGCGCGCGAATACCGCGCCGGTTGGGCCGGCTGGCGCAGATACCGGTCGAAGCACATCGCGATCAGGCGCAGCAGCGGGCGCCCGCGCGCGGTGGCCTGGATCGTGCCGTCGCGATACTCGGCCAGGCCGTCGGCGCACAGCGGCGCCAGCGCCTGCAGTTCGTCGCGGAAGTAGCTGGCGAAGTCGATGCCGTGCCGCTGCGCCAGCGCGGCGACGTCGGCGCGGCCCTGGCACATCAACTGCTGGATCAGGTCAGCGCGCAGCGCATCGTCGGCGCTGAGCTGCAGGCCGCGCAGCACCGGGCTGTCGCCCGCGTCCACCGCCGCTTCCCACGCCGGCAGTTCGCGCTGGTTCTGGCTGTAGCTGTCGCCGATGCGGCTGATCGCGCTGACGCCCAGACCGAGCAGGTCGGTCTCGGCGTGGGTGGTATAGCCCATGAAATTGCGGTGCAGGCCACCCTGGCGCTGCGCCCGCGCCAGGTCCTCGTGCGGCAGCGCGAAATGGTCCATGCCGATGTACTGGTAGCCGGCCGCCGACAACTTGCGCACCGCCAGCCCCAGCAGCGCGAGCTTCTGCTCGGCGTCTGGCAGGTCGGCATCGGCGATGCGCCGCTGCGCCTTGAACAGCTGCGGCATGTGCGCATAGCCGTACACCGCCAGGCGATCGGGGCGCGCCGCGATCACCGTGTCCAGGGTGCGCTCGAAGCCGGCCAGGGTCTGCCTGGGCAGGCCATAGATCAGGTCGACGTTGACCGAGCGCATGCCCTGCACGCGGCAGGCGCGCAGGATGTCGAGCGTCTCCTGCACCCCTTGGGTGCGATTGATCGCCTGCTGCACCAGCGGATCGAAGTCCTGGATGCCCAGGCTGGCGCGATTGAAGCCCAGCGCGGCCAGCGCGGCGATGTCCTGCGGCGTGACCGTGCGCGGATCCAGTTCGATGGAGATGTCGCGGTCCGGCGCCTCGCTGAAACGAAACAGCGCGCGCAGGCCCTGCAGCAGTTCGCCCAGCAGTTCCGGCGCCAGGAAGTTCGGCGTGCCGCCGCCCAGGTGCAGTTGCACCACTTCGCGTTCGGTGTCCAGGCACGCGGCCATCATCGCCGCCTCGCGCAGCACGCGCTGCACGTAGGCGCGGCCCTTGCCGGCGTCGCGGGTGATGACCCGGTTGCAGCCGCAGTAGAAGCAGGGATTGCGGCAGAACGGCACGTGCACGTACAGCGACAGCGGCCGCGCCGGATCGCTGGCCTGCACCGCCGCGAACAGCTGCGCGGGCCCGAAACCGGCCTGAAAATGCGGCGCGGTCGGATACGAGGTGTAGCGGGGCCCGGGACGGTCGTAGCGGCGCAGCAGCTCGGCGTCGAAGGTCCAGGTCGCGGCGGGATCGGGGGCGATGAGGATGTCCATGGCCACAGCATGCGCGGCCCGGCGCTGGGCCGCCTTGACTTGGATCAATCCGCGCGCAGCGGCATGGCCGGCTCGAACGGCTGCCAGCTCATCTGGTGGCGGCGCCAGAAGGTGTCGGCGATGCGCGCGGCGATATCGTCGGCCAGCACCCGCATCGGCGCGTTGTCCAGCTCGGCGGTGGTGGCGCGGAACAGTTCCAGCCAGCGCTGGAACAGGGCCGCGCTGAGTTCGCGCATGGCCACGTGCTTGGGCATCGGCGCGCCGCGGAAGCGCCGGGTGCCGCGCAGCATCGCCGACCAGAAGTCGCCCAGCTGCAGCAGGTGCGCGTCCCAGTCCTCGATGTGCGCGGCGAACACCGCGGCCAGCTCGGCATCGGCGCGCACGCGGCGGTAGAACGCCTGCACCAGCGCGGTCACGTCGTCCTCGCTGCACAGCTCGGGTCCGGGCAACGGCAAGGCATCGATGGGGTCGTGCATGGCGGGATTCCTGCGCAATGCATCCAGTATCCGTGTCGGTCGCGGCGCGGCCTTGATCAAGATCAATGTGGCCACGCGCCGCGCTGCCTAGTCTGCATCGGCGGCATGCGCCTGCGCCGCCGTCGACGGGGGATCGGCGGCGCGGCCGCGGGCGGGCGCGCCGGCCCGCGCGCGGCACCACCCCGGCGCATGCCGCCCTTCTTCCCTTCCGCAACGGAGTTCGCCCGCCATGACCCCCAGCGACGATCCCCTGCTCGACCCGCTACTCGATCCGGCCGCGCCGCGCCCGCTGGTGCAGCGGCTGGGCGTGATCCTGTGGCCCAGTTTCCTCGTCGCCGGCGCGATGAGCGTGCTGTTCTTCGCCGTGGTCGATCCGCTGGCGCTGCGCGACATCAGCTTCCCGGGTCGCCAGCTCAGCCGCGGGCTCGGCTACACGGTGGGCTTCTTCATGTTCTGGCTGGCGACGCTGGCGTCCAGCGGCCTGACCGGCTTCCTGTCGCGACCGGCCCCGCGCGCGGTCGGCGACGACGACGCCGACGAGCCGCTGCCGTGAGCCGCGCGCCCGGGCTGCGCGTCATTCCCTCGCGCCTGGTCGGCGCATCGGCCAGCGGCGACGCGGGTGCCGCGCTGCCGCGCAGCGGCTACACCCGCCTGCGCCGCAACGTGCTGTGGGCGCTGTTCGCCGCGTTCTACCTGCTGCCCTGGCTGCAATGGGACGGTCGCCAGGCGCTGCTGCTGGACCTGCCGGCGCGGCGCCTGCAGGTGTTCGGCTGGACCCTGTGGCCGCACGACGTCGGCTGGCTGCTGCTGGCGCTGCTCGCCGCGGCCGCGGCGCTGGCGGTGACGACCACGCTGGCGGGACGGGTCTGGTGCGGCTTCGCCTGCCCGCAGACGGTCTGGAGCCACGCCTTCGGCTGGCTGGAACGGCGCTTCGCGGCCTGGCCGGCGGCCGCGCGCCACGTGGCGTGGGCGACGCTGGCGCTGTGGACCGGGATCAGCTTCGTCGGCTATTTCGCGCCGATCGGCGACCTGGTGACGCGGCTGCGGCCCTTCGCCTGGAGCGGCTGGGAGACGTTCTGGGTGCTGTTCTACGCCCTGGCCACCTGGGGCAACGCCGGCTTCCTGCGCAGCCAGACCTGCCGCTACCTGTGCCCCTACGCGCGGCTGCAGCCACTGCTGTGCGACCGCCAGACGCCGCTGATCGGCTACGACGCGATGCGCGGCGAGCCGCGCGGCGCGCGCGCCTGCGGCCAGGGCAGCGTGGACCAGCGCGGCCGGCGCCTGCTCAACGCCGTCACCGCCCGCGACTACGCCTTGCGCGCCAGCATCGCCCAACTCGCCCGCCAGGGCGGCAGCCGCGGCGATG
This window contains:
- the hemN gene encoding oxygen-independent coproporphyrinogen III oxidase, producing the protein MDILIAPDPAATWTFDAELLRRYDRPGPRYTSYPTAPHFQAGFGPAQLFAAVQASDPARPLSLYVHVPFCRNPCFYCGCNRVITRDAGKGRAYVQRVLREAAMMAACLDTEREVVQLHLGGGTPNFLAPELLGELLQGLRALFRFSEAPDRDISIELDPRTVTPQDIAALAALGFNRASLGIQDFDPLVQQAINRTQGVQETLDILRACRVQGMRSVNVDLIYGLPRQTLAGFERTLDTVIAARPDRLAVYGYAHMPQLFKAQRRIADADLPDAEQKLALLGLAVRKLSAAGYQYIGMDHFALPHEDLARAQRQGGLHRNFMGYTTHAETDLLGLGVSAISRIGDSYSQNQRELPAWEAAVDAGDSPVLRGLQLSADDALRADLIQQLMCQGRADVAALAQRHGIDFASYFRDELQALAPLCADGLAEYRDGTIQATARGRPLLRLIAMCFDRYLRQPAQPARYSRAI
- a CDS encoding group III truncated hemoglobin encodes the protein MHDPIDALPLPGPELCSEDDVTALVQAFYRRVRADAELAAVFAAHIEDWDAHLLQLGDFWSAMLRGTRRFRGAPMPKHVAMRELSAALFQRWLELFRATTAELDNAPMRVLADDIAARIADTFWRRHQMSWQPFEPAMPLRAD
- a CDS encoding MtnX-like HAD-IB family phosphatase, whose protein sequence is MSRRAALRVQWKILCDFDGTVSLQDVTDTLLERLGRPGWRALEDDWVAGRIGARACMSGQVALLDGDVDALHRVLDEVRIDPAFVRFVDLARDLGMPLSIVSDGLDYPIARILARHGLHQLPIVANRLLRTDAGAWRMASPHARPDCPSGTCKCAVMARPPAAHATLLIGDGHSDFCVAGEADLVFAKDGLLRHCRANGIAHRAIGGFDDAIALLHDLAAPAAVAARLPLPVPQRA
- a CDS encoding aspartate aminotransferase family protein is translated as MNRTVQFPTALAPLHGDLATLDDSLALAAPDPDALLRGGPAYHAALGDAQLLADEAEYCSFGDTVHYSEPPRIFAHCDGSYLYDTEDVPYLDLQMWYSAVNFGYANPRLNGALKRQIDSLPQVASQYLHPTKIELAKTIAQDAERKWGRKGRVHFNVGGAQSVEDSLKLVRNASAGKSLVFAFEGGYHGRTLGASAITSSYRYRRRFGHFDRAQFIEFPYHFRGPKGMSKEEYGEQCVAKFERLFETEYNGVWDPKAGQCEYAAFYVEPIQGTGGYVIPPPNFFTGLKRVLDKYGILLVVDEIQMGFFRTGKLWAIEHFGVTPDVLVFGKALTNGLNPLAGIWAREELINPTVFPPGSTHSTFASNPLGTAVGLETMRMLAETDYESMVMAKGAHFLDGLRDLQTRHPEIGDVDGLGLALRAEICQADGFTPNRKLLDTMVDMGLEGELRHNGKRIGLVLDVGGYYKNVITLAPSLHISHDEIDLGLSLLDQLLTRAKRVA
- a CDS encoding 4Fe-4S dicluster domain-containing protein, which produces MPRSGYTRLRRNVLWALFAAFYLLPWLQWDGRQALLLDLPARRLQVFGWTLWPHDVGWLLLALLAAAAALAVTTTLAGRVWCGFACPQTVWSHAFGWLERRFAAWPAAARHVAWATLALWTGISFVGYFAPIGDLVTRLRPFAWSGWETFWVLFYALATWGNAGFLRSQTCRYLCPYARLQPLLCDRQTPLIGYDAMRGEPRGARACGQGSVDQRGRRLLNAVTARDYALRASIAQLARQGGSRGDALAAYAGTLPKFSADQLGDCVNCDACLHACPAGIDPRNGAHYACTACGACVDACDRSMDRYGFAHGLLRRVGANAIDRQPRRRWWRRPRLLSGATALLAALLAWWALA